The proteins below are encoded in one region of Cucurbita pepo subsp. pepo cultivar mu-cu-16 chromosome LG10, ASM280686v2, whole genome shotgun sequence:
- the LOC111803778 gene encoding serine/threonine-protein kinase SRK2A-like — protein sequence MDKYEIVKDLGAGNFGVARLLRHKETKELVAMKYIERGHKIDENVAREIINHRSLRHPNIIRFKEVVLTPTHLAIVMEYAAGGELFERICNAGRFSEDEARYFFQQLISGVNYCHSMQICHRDLKLENTLLDGSTAPRLKICDFGYSKSSLLHSRPKSTVGTPAYIAPEVLSRREYDGKMADVWSCGVTLYVMLVGAYPFEDQEDPKNFRKTIQRIMAVQYKIPDYVHISQDCRHLLSRIFVPNPSRRISLMEIKNHPWFLKNLPRELTESAQAAYYKRDNPSFSLQTVDEIMKIVGEARNPPPSSKPVKGFGWATEEEEDEEGIEDVDGKVEEEEEEEEDEYDKRVKEVHASGEFLVS from the exons ATGGACAAATACGAGATCGTTAAGGATCTGGGCGCTGGCAATTTCGGCGTTGCCAGACTCCTCCGCCACAAGGAAACCAAAGAGCTTGTTGCCATGAAGTACATAGAGCGCGGTCAcaag ATAGATGAGAATGTGGCTAGAGAGATTATAAACCATCGATCGCTTCGGCATCCTAATATAATTCGTTTCAAGGAG GTTGTTTTGACACCAACGCATTTGGCTATAGTGATGGAATATGCTGCTGGGGGAGAGCTGTTTGAAAGAATTTGTAATGCTGGCCGTTTCAGTGAAGATGAG GCTAGATATTTCTTCCAGCAGCTAATTTCTGGTGTCAACTATTGCCATTCAATG CAAATATGTCATAGAGATCTTAAGCTAGAAAATACACTTTTAGATGGAAGCACCGCACCTCGCTTGAAGATATGTGACTTTGGTTACTCCAAG TCATCCTTGCTGCATTCAAGACCAAAATCCACTGTTGGTACTCCAGCATATATAGCACCGGAAGTTCTTTCTCGAAGAGAGTACGATGGCAAG ATGGCAGATGTGTGGTCATGTGGAGTAACTCTTTACGTCATGTTGGTTGGTGCATACCCTTTCGAGGATCAGGAGGATCCTAAAAATTTTAGGAAAACGATTCAG CGTATTATGGCTGTTCAGTACAAAATTCCAGACTATGTTCATATATCTCAAGACTGTCGACACCTTCTCTCTCGTATTTTTGTCCCTAATCCATCAAGG AGAATTTCTTTAATGGAGATTAAGAATCATCCATGGTTCTTGAAGAACTTGCCAAGAGAACTGACCGAATCGGCTCAAGCAGCGTATTACAAGAGAGACAACCCAAGCTTCTCCCTCCAAACTGTGgatgaaattatgaaaattgtgGGGGAGGCTAGAAACCCACCGCCATCGTCAAAACCCGTCAAAGGTTTTGGATGGGcaactgaagaagaagaagacgaagaaggcATTGAGGATGTCGATGGAAAggtggaagaagaggaagaggaagaagaagacgagtaTGATAAGAGGGTGAAGGAAGTTCATGCAAGCGGAGAATTCTTGGTCAGTTAG